From one Nonomuraea polychroma genomic stretch:
- a CDS encoding RICIN domain-containing protein — protein MIDPAAYYQIVSRHSGKAVDIADQSTADGAVVQQRTRTDQASQQFQFVDAGSGYYKLRARHSGKVVDVASASTANGANVVQWTDNGGTNQQFRVVDTDSGYVKLINRNSGKALDVWEQSTADGARISQYTDTGAANQQWQLVRADAPPAPKYAGYLFTYFTGENTSAGEQVYFALSQGNDPTRWRQLNGGRPVLTSTVGTRGVRDPFIIRSPQGDKFYQIATDLRMYGNGNWDQVQRTGSKSIVVWESTDLVNWSAPRLARVSPDTAGNTWAPEAYYDEGLGQYVVFWASKLYSAGDPNHTGNTYNRMMYATTSDFRTFSAAQVWVDKGYSTIDSTLIKHNGTYYRFTKDERSSSQTACGKFILAEKSTTMLNRNYSFVADCLGNNAISQGEGPLVFKSNTDERWYMFIDEYGGRGYVPFTTTDLNTRQWSPVSSYTMPGRPRHGTVLPINQAEYDRLLRHWG, from the coding sequence ATGATCGACCCGGCTGCGTACTACCAGATCGTCTCGCGGCACAGCGGCAAAGCGGTCGACATCGCCGACCAGTCGACCGCCGACGGTGCTGTCGTCCAGCAACGGACCCGCACCGACCAGGCCAGTCAGCAGTTCCAGTTCGTCGACGCCGGCAGCGGCTACTACAAGCTCCGAGCCCGGCACAGCGGCAAGGTGGTGGACGTCGCCTCGGCATCCACGGCGAACGGTGCGAACGTCGTCCAGTGGACCGATAACGGCGGCACCAACCAGCAATTCCGAGTCGTGGATACCGACAGCGGATATGTCAAGCTCATCAACCGCAACAGCGGCAAGGCCCTCGACGTCTGGGAGCAGTCCACTGCTGACGGCGCGCGGATCTCCCAGTACACCGACACGGGCGCCGCCAACCAGCAGTGGCAACTAGTACGGGCCGACGCGCCACCGGCCCCGAAGTACGCCGGCTATCTGTTCACTTACTTCACCGGCGAGAACACCTCCGCCGGCGAGCAGGTCTACTTCGCGCTCAGCCAGGGCAACGACCCCACCCGGTGGCGCCAGCTCAACGGTGGGCGGCCCGTGTTGACCTCGACCGTGGGTACCCGCGGCGTGCGCGACCCGTTCATCATCCGTTCCCCGCAGGGCGACAAGTTCTACCAGATCGCCACCGACCTGCGGATGTACGGCAACGGCAACTGGGACCAGGTCCAGCGGACGGGCAGCAAGTCCATAGTGGTCTGGGAGTCGACCGACCTGGTGAACTGGAGCGCGCCGCGCCTGGCACGCGTCTCACCGGACACGGCCGGCAACACGTGGGCCCCGGAGGCGTACTACGACGAGGGACTCGGCCAGTACGTCGTGTTCTGGGCGTCGAAGCTGTACTCCGCCGGCGACCCGAACCACACCGGCAACACCTACAACCGGATGATGTACGCCACGACATCCGACTTCCGGACCTTCAGCGCCGCGCAGGTCTGGGTCGACAAGGGCTACTCGACGATCGATTCGACGCTCATCAAGCACAACGGTACCTACTACCGCTTCACGAAGGACGAGCGGAGCTCGTCGCAGACCGCGTGCGGCAAGTTCATCCTCGCGGAGAAGTCGACGACCATGCTCAACCGCAACTACTCGTTCGTCGCAGACTGCCTCGGGAACAACGCGATCAGCCAAGGCGAAGGTCCGTTGGTCTTCAAATCGAACACCGACGAGCGCTGGTACATGTTCATCGACGAGTACGGAGGTCGGGGCTACGTACCGTTCACGACCACTGACCTGAACACCCGGCAATGGTCGCCCGTCTCCAGCTACACCATGCCCGGCCGGCCGCGCCACGGCACCGTCCTGCCGATCAACCAGGCCGAGTACGACCGGCTACTGCGACACTGGGGCTGA
- a CDS encoding GDSL-type esterase/lipase family protein, translated as MKWLPKISLLTAMTTALAGAPIAFATGAHAATTRYEVESAPAVCSGAIASNHSGYSGSGFCDTANAVGSAVQFTVSTPTAGTATLAIRYANGTTTNRPADISVNGTTVQSGLGFEGTGAWNVWATKSLPVQLNAGTTTVRLAATTAGGLGNIDYVEVTSTPGAGDGSPTDPNIRFVGRWDTRNSTAYVPGWAGAYLKTAFTGTTVKLKQRNTIDLYYSIDGGPDVYLQNVSGTVNLTPRPLAAGNHSLRVSYRVVAGSYRGDAVFQGLVLDPGARTLPAEPARGMVEFVGDSITVGTTSSKNALTAYGWLVGEQLGLDHMQVAQGGACLVSTADGCVGLDRRFVKVSAVDGAVDHDFTRYQADVVVINLGTNDVGHGVSTTQFQSSYVGLLRTIRSKYPSAAILALKTFRGRYVPQTEAAVQTVNNAGDRNVFFVNTDGWVPPDGLTDAVHPNDIGHRAIAAKLAPIVAGHLAPPLP; from the coding sequence ATGAAATGGCTGCCGAAGATCTCCTTACTCACGGCGATGACGACGGCACTGGCCGGCGCTCCCATCGCGTTCGCGACAGGCGCGCACGCCGCGACGACCCGGTACGAGGTGGAGTCCGCACCCGCCGTGTGCAGCGGCGCCATAGCCTCCAACCACTCCGGCTACTCCGGTAGCGGTTTCTGCGATACCGCCAACGCCGTCGGCAGCGCTGTGCAGTTCACCGTCAGCACGCCGACCGCGGGCACCGCCACCCTGGCCATCCGCTACGCCAACGGCACCACGACGAACCGTCCGGCGGACATCAGCGTCAACGGAACGACGGTGCAGTCCGGGCTCGGCTTCGAGGGCACCGGCGCGTGGAACGTCTGGGCGACCAAGAGCCTGCCCGTGCAGCTGAATGCGGGAACCACCACCGTACGGCTCGCCGCGACCACCGCCGGCGGACTCGGGAACATCGATTATGTCGAGGTCACGAGCACACCGGGCGCCGGGGACGGCTCGCCCACCGATCCGAACATCCGATTCGTCGGCCGCTGGGACACCCGCAACAGCACCGCCTACGTCCCGGGCTGGGCCGGCGCCTACCTCAAGACCGCCTTCACCGGCACCACTGTCAAGCTGAAGCAGCGCAACACCATCGACCTCTACTACAGCATCGACGGCGGCCCCGACGTCTACCTGCAAAACGTGTCGGGCACGGTGAACCTGACCCCGAGACCACTGGCGGCGGGCAACCACAGCCTGCGCGTGTCCTACCGCGTGGTGGCCGGCTCCTACCGTGGAGACGCGGTCTTCCAGGGGCTGGTGCTCGACCCGGGCGCGCGCACCCTGCCCGCCGAGCCGGCGCGCGGCATGGTGGAGTTCGTCGGGGACTCCATCACTGTCGGCACCACCAGCTCGAAGAACGCGCTCACGGCGTACGGCTGGCTGGTGGGGGAGCAGCTCGGCCTGGACCACATGCAGGTCGCCCAGGGCGGCGCCTGTCTGGTGAGCACCGCCGACGGCTGTGTCGGCCTGGACCGGCGCTTCGTGAAGGTGAGCGCCGTCGACGGGGCGGTCGACCACGACTTCACCCGGTACCAGGCGGACGTGGTCGTGATCAACCTGGGCACCAACGACGTCGGTCACGGGGTGTCCACGACCCAGTTCCAGAGCTCCTATGTCGGGCTGCTGCGCACTATCCGCAGCAAGTATCCGAGTGCCGCGATCCTGGCCCTGAAGACCTTCCGCGGGCGGTATGTCCCGCAGACCGAGGCCGCGGTGCAGACCGTCAACAACGCCGGTGATCGCAACGTCTTCTTCGTCAACACCGATGGTTGGGTGCCTCCGGACGGCCTGACCGACGCCGTCCATCCCAACGACATCGGGCACCGCGCGATCGCGGCGAAGCTGGCGCCGATCGTGGCCGGCCACCTGGCCCCACCACTCCCGTAG
- a CDS encoding SGNH/GDSL hydrolase family protein yields the protein MSLRRRLSAAVALTVAAAGVVMAAGTAAAATRHEAESAPATCDGLIESNHAGFSGSGFCNANNAAGAAAQFTVTAPAAGAATVNIRYANGGTSSRPADVLVNGAVAHAGSAFDPTGAWTSWVTKTLTVSLNAGDNTIRLNPTTAGGLPNLDYLEVDAPTSGKTTVWLAGDSTVANSSGSNVVGWGRELSNYLTTDATVVNSAVGGRSVQTWLYESAVTSTKNSAGECVLSSTAYAARWQAMLNASTGMKAGDHLFIQFGINDGSSTCPRHVGSARYRELLTTMVRAAQQRGAHPVLVTPVSALRCSGSTATPTRGFLTETFDVGRATGAPVIDLHKLSYTLYNSLRFCPFNGDYSSGPVGAFFANDHTHFEAAGARQIAGLVTKAVRDQQLALSAYLR from the coding sequence ATGTCCTTACGGAGAAGGCTGTCCGCCGCTGTCGCGCTGACGGTGGCCGCCGCGGGTGTCGTCATGGCCGCGGGAACCGCCGCGGCGGCGACCCGCCATGAGGCGGAAAGCGCGCCGGCCACATGCGACGGTCTCATCGAGTCCAACCACGCCGGCTTCTCCGGCAGCGGATTCTGCAACGCCAACAACGCGGCAGGCGCGGCGGCGCAGTTCACCGTGACCGCGCCCGCCGCCGGCGCGGCCACCGTCAACATCCGATACGCCAACGGCGGGACCTCAAGCCGTCCCGCCGACGTGCTGGTCAACGGCGCGGTCGCACATGCGGGCAGCGCGTTCGACCCCACCGGGGCCTGGACGAGCTGGGTCACCAAGACGCTGACCGTGTCGCTGAACGCGGGCGACAACACCATCCGGCTGAACCCGACCACCGCCGGCGGTCTGCCCAACCTCGACTACCTGGAGGTCGACGCGCCCACCTCCGGCAAGACCACGGTCTGGCTGGCCGGAGACTCCACCGTCGCCAACAGCTCCGGCAGCAACGTCGTCGGCTGGGGCAGGGAGCTCAGCAACTACCTCACCACCGACGCCACCGTGGTCAACAGCGCCGTAGGCGGCCGCAGCGTCCAGACCTGGCTGTACGAGTCCGCCGTCACCAGCACCAAGAACTCCGCCGGGGAATGCGTGCTCAGCTCCACCGCCTACGCCGCCCGCTGGCAGGCGATGCTCAACGCCTCCACCGGGATGAAGGCCGGCGACCACCTGTTCATCCAGTTCGGCATCAACGACGGCTCGTCCACCTGTCCCCGCCACGTCGGCTCCGCCCGGTACCGCGAACTGCTCACCACCATGGTCCGCGCCGCCCAGCAGCGCGGCGCGCACCCCGTGCTGGTGACCCCAGTGTCCGCCCTGAGGTGCAGCGGCAGTACGGCCACGCCCACCCGCGGATTCCTGACCGAGACCTTCGACGTCGGCAGGGCCACCGGCGCCCCGGTCATCGACCTCCACAAACTGAGCTACACCCTCTACAACAGCCTGCGCTTCTGCCCGTTCAACGGCGACTACTCCTCCGGCCCCGTCGGCGCGTTCTTCGCCAACGACCACACCCACTTCGAGGCGGCGGGTGCACGCCAGATCGCGGGCCTGGTCACCAAGGCGGTACGCGACCAGCAACTCGCCCTCTCCGCGTACCTGAGGTAA
- a CDS encoding RICIN domain-containing protein, with product MNEPHGYSASEWTNFAASWINARSSIPRGRILVGGTGYSQDLRPVCADSRLNGTLLSYHHYTFFYGEKDYAGWVQSFRERLGACASRAVTTEFGAQMDFGLNYNDAGSTNNFVRYFRAVTDSLRDLRMGSVYWPALGGKISEYGYDRYSMFALQGSGTNLTLSIRNSTGAARLKHGWGDGGGGSPEMVTLTAAHSGKCVDVVSASTADGAEIAQYGCNGGSNQRWEFRDLGTGYYQIVAAHSGKCLDVDAASTANNARIIQWTCNGGQNQQWQAQDAGSGRVRLVARHSGKCLDVPSSSTADGTRLIQYTCSSGQNQQFTRNASPATRSS from the coding sequence ATGAATGAACCCCACGGCTACAGCGCCTCCGAGTGGACGAACTTCGCCGCCTCATGGATCAACGCCCGCTCGTCGATTCCGAGGGGCCGGATCCTTGTGGGCGGCACCGGTTACAGCCAGGACCTCAGGCCAGTCTGTGCCGACAGCCGCCTCAACGGAACGCTGCTGTCCTATCACCACTACACCTTCTTCTACGGCGAGAAGGACTATGCCGGCTGGGTCCAGAGCTTCCGCGAGCGGCTGGGCGCCTGCGCCTCGCGCGCGGTCACGACCGAGTTCGGCGCTCAGATGGACTTCGGCCTGAACTACAACGACGCGGGCAGCACCAACAACTTCGTCCGGTACTTCCGGGCCGTCACAGACTCCCTGCGTGACCTCCGCATGGGTTCGGTCTACTGGCCCGCGCTCGGGGGGAAGATCAGCGAGTACGGCTATGACCGGTACTCCATGTTCGCGCTCCAAGGAAGCGGCACCAACTTGACCTTGAGCATCCGCAACTCCACCGGCGCCGCTCGCCTCAAGCACGGCTGGGGCGACGGTGGGGGTGGCAGCCCCGAAATGGTCACACTCACGGCAGCGCACTCGGGCAAGTGCGTCGACGTGGTCAGCGCGTCCACGGCGGACGGGGCCGAGATCGCCCAGTACGGCTGCAACGGCGGCAGCAACCAGCGCTGGGAATTCCGGGACCTCGGCACAGGCTACTACCAGATCGTCGCCGCACACTCCGGCAAATGCCTCGATGTGGATGCGGCCTCGACCGCCAACAACGCCAGGATCATCCAGTGGACCTGCAACGGCGGACAGAACCAGCAATGGCAGGCACAGGACGCCGGGAGCGGCCGGGTGCGACTGGTCGCACGCCACTCCGGCAAATGCCTTGACGTCCCGAGCAGTTCCACCGCCGACGGCACCCGCCTGATCCAGTACACCTGCAGCAGCGGGCAGAACCAGCAGTTCACGCGAAATGCGAGCCCGGCGACCCGGTCGTCGTGA
- a CDS encoding glycosyl hydrolase 53 family protein: protein MKWLSKISVVTAMATALSSAPLAFATGAHAATTRYEVESAPAECSGVVASNHSGYSGSGFCDTPNAVSSAVQFTVNMPVAGTATLGIRYANGTTANRPADVSVNGSVVQPGFGFEGTGAWNAWATKSLPVQLNAGTNTVRLAATTAGGLANIDYLDVTTDDGNSTIMQGADVSTLQRAADLGARYSYANGTQGDPLDILKSAGVNYVRLRIWNNPRSGYNNKDKVLQYARTVKAKGLKLMIDFHYSDTWADPGVQTKPAAWANHGISQLQTDVYNYTYEVCTSLKAQGTTPDSVQIGNEINTGMLWPDGQVTNNNFTNLGLLLKAGYNATKDCNSSTQVIIHTARVESGARWFYDGIRAQGVQWDITALSYYCYWHGSLSNMAAVVSDMRSRYGKPVILAETAYPFTTANFDHSGNIITSSQPCSGYPATPAGQQANFAAVQNTARNAGASGIFYWEPTWYAVPGNGWNPADINNSGNAWENQAVFDQNGRLNPNIRWLP, encoded by the coding sequence ATGAAATGGTTGTCGAAGATCTCAGTTGTCACGGCGATGGCGACTGCCCTGTCCAGCGCGCCCCTCGCGTTCGCGACCGGCGCGCATGCCGCCACGACCCGGTACGAGGTGGAGTCCGCACCCGCCGAATGCAGTGGCGTCGTCGCTTCGAACCACTCCGGCTACTCCGGTAGCGGTTTCTGCGACACGCCCAACGCCGTCAGCAGCGCTGTCCAGTTCACGGTGAACATGCCGGTCGCCGGCACCGCCACCTTGGGCATCCGGTACGCCAACGGCACCACCGCGAACCGGCCTGCGGACGTCAGCGTCAACGGGTCGGTGGTGCAGCCCGGGTTCGGTTTCGAGGGCACCGGCGCGTGGAACGCCTGGGCGACCAAGAGCCTGCCGGTGCAGCTGAACGCGGGGACCAACACCGTGCGGCTCGCCGCGACCACCGCCGGCGGGCTCGCGAACATCGATTACCTCGACGTCACGACGGACGACGGGAACAGCACGATCATGCAGGGCGCTGACGTGTCGACGCTGCAGCGGGCCGCTGACCTGGGCGCCAGGTACTCCTACGCCAACGGCACCCAGGGTGACCCGCTGGACATCCTCAAGAGTGCCGGCGTCAACTACGTCCGGCTGCGGATCTGGAACAACCCGCGCAGCGGCTACAACAACAAGGACAAGGTCCTGCAGTACGCGCGCACGGTGAAGGCCAAGGGCCTGAAGCTGATGATCGACTTCCACTACTCCGACACCTGGGCCGACCCCGGCGTCCAGACCAAACCCGCGGCGTGGGCGAACCACGGGATCAGCCAGCTGCAGACGGACGTCTACAACTACACCTACGAGGTGTGCACCAGCCTGAAGGCGCAGGGCACCACGCCGGACAGCGTGCAGATCGGCAACGAGATCAACACCGGCATGCTGTGGCCCGACGGCCAGGTGACCAACAACAACTTCACGAACCTGGGCCTGTTACTCAAGGCCGGTTACAACGCGACCAAGGACTGCAACAGCAGCACGCAGGTGATCATCCACACGGCGCGAGTGGAGAGCGGCGCCCGCTGGTTCTACGACGGCATCCGGGCCCAGGGCGTGCAGTGGGACATCACCGCGCTGTCCTACTACTGCTACTGGCACGGCAGCCTGTCGAACATGGCCGCCGTGGTCTCCGACATGCGGTCACGGTACGGCAAGCCGGTCATCCTCGCCGAGACCGCCTACCCGTTCACCACGGCCAACTTCGACCACAGCGGGAACATCATCACCTCCTCCCAGCCGTGTTCCGGCTACCCGGCGACGCCCGCCGGACAGCAGGCCAACTTCGCCGCCGTGCAGAACACCGCCCGGAACGCCGGTGCGAGCGGGATCTTCTACTGGGAGCCCACCTGGTACGCCGTGCCCGGCAACGGCTGGAACCCGGCCGACATCAACAACTCCGGCAACGCCTGGGAGAACCAGGCCGTCTTCGACCAGAACGGCCGCCTCAACCCCAACATCCGCTGGCTCCCCTGA
- a CDS encoding RICIN domain-containing protein yields the protein MTMQRRTFLSVSAAGAAGLGLSLLGAGQALAGVGPLDTAPTTPFAVGVRRYDWWRGSRPCTTYVYYPATGTPGGNPVTNAPVANGVFPVYNFTHGYGSSPQNSLFIIRALAAAGFIVPAPHFNHNFTDVNNGNTSKDVSQILTQTLALNTSGALAGHINTSIGVGVSGHSLGGMTTHGLLTAWPDSRIISANPQSCIDMGNPASSVSAKVLFVHGDRDSTTSYSSARQAYTEMTWPKAFLTFVGGSHTSFWSDNRFPNTVVDWARWTMYGDTAARDRLPADAAGPNTRWEAQLGDSPGGPAAYTLVAQHSGKAADINEASTAVGARLIQYTANSRPNQQFEFVDSGDGHVRLKARHSGLFLQPTGTATGADIVQQADTGATGQQWRVVDHGGDAISLVNRESGLAMDVWQYSTADGARISQYTYNSNPNQRFTRRRV from the coding sequence ATGACCATGCAACGGCGGACATTCCTCAGCGTGAGCGCGGCAGGAGCGGCGGGCCTCGGCCTGTCCCTGCTTGGCGCGGGGCAGGCGCTCGCCGGCGTCGGGCCGCTGGACACGGCGCCGACCACGCCGTTCGCGGTGGGCGTGCGCCGGTACGACTGGTGGCGGGGCAGCCGTCCATGCACCACGTACGTTTACTATCCCGCCACCGGCACCCCCGGCGGTAACCCCGTCACGAACGCCCCGGTCGCCAACGGTGTCTTCCCCGTCTACAACTTCACCCACGGCTACGGCAGCAGCCCGCAGAACTCCCTGTTCATCATCCGGGCCCTGGCAGCGGCGGGCTTCATCGTCCCCGCCCCGCACTTCAACCACAACTTCACCGACGTCAACAACGGCAACACCTCCAAGGACGTCTCGCAGATCCTCACCCAGACCCTCGCCCTCAACACGAGCGGAGCACTCGCCGGGCACATCAACACCAGCATCGGCGTAGGAGTCTCGGGCCACTCCCTGGGCGGCATGACCACCCACGGCCTGCTGACCGCCTGGCCCGACAGCCGGATCATCTCCGCCAACCCGCAGTCCTGCATAGACATGGGCAATCCCGCCAGCTCGGTCTCGGCCAAGGTCCTGTTCGTCCACGGTGACCGCGACTCGACCACGTCGTACTCCTCGGCCCGGCAGGCGTACACGGAGATGACCTGGCCCAAGGCGTTCCTCACCTTCGTCGGCGGCAGCCACACCAGCTTCTGGAGCGACAACCGCTTCCCGAACACCGTCGTCGACTGGGCCCGCTGGACCATGTACGGCGACACCGCCGCCCGCGACCGCCTCCCGGCCGACGCCGCCGGGCCCAACACCAGGTGGGAAGCCCAGCTGGGTGACTCGCCCGGCGGCCCGGCCGCTTACACCCTGGTGGCCCAGCACAGCGGCAAGGCCGCCGACATCAACGAGGCCTCCACCGCCGTCGGCGCACGGCTCATCCAATACACCGCCAACAGCCGCCCCAACCAGCAGTTCGAGTTCGTGGACTCGGGCGACGGCCACGTCCGCCTCAAGGCCCGGCACAGCGGCCTGTTCCTCCAGCCCACGGGCACCGCGACCGGCGCGGACATCGTCCAACAGGCCGACACCGGCGCCACCGGCCAGCAGTGGCGCGTGGTCGACCACGGCGGTGACGCGATCAGCCTCGTCAACCGGGAGTCCGGCCTGGCCATGGACGTCTGGCAGTACTCCACCGCCGACGGCGCCCGCATCTCCCAATACACCTACAACAGCAACCCCAACCAGCGCTTCACCCGCCGCCGCGTCTGA
- a CDS encoding glycoside hydrolase family 43 protein: MSSRDPNRRTVVTEALALGGTAALTTHAGAASAAGTAHASPCQSPPAPKSAGAEPFEGYLFAYFTGEDKPRGEQIYFAASRGNDPRLWDELNGGQPVLTSTHGGKGVRDPFLVRSPAGDRFFLLATDLRIFGSGDWYAAKRVGSLYIEVWESADLVHWSPQRHIRVSPDTAGCTWAPEAHYDPERGAYVVYWASRLYAEGDTDRSTETHERMLYATTRDFRTFSAPQIWRDPGHPVLDATVFRHGETYYRFTKDARAPGWSDPCGRFITQEKSARLIGAEWELVAKCVGRGDTKRPGVTEGEGPTIFRSTTEQKWYLLIDEYRGRGYVPFENSDPTGRVWRPAEGFVLPQGTRHGSVLPVTRAERSECVHTTAQVAPRRHGEPERADGTSSGTSTDSRNRPARLPQHAIPSGVRPGRTRGCAATG, encoded by the coding sequence ATGAGCAGCCGCGACCCGAACCGCCGCACCGTCGTGACCGAAGCGCTCGCCCTCGGCGGAACAGCCGCCCTCACCACGCACGCCGGCGCGGCATCCGCCGCCGGGACCGCGCACGCATCACCCTGTCAGTCCCCGCCGGCCCCCAAGTCCGCCGGAGCCGAACCATTCGAGGGCTACCTGTTCGCCTACTTCACGGGAGAGGACAAACCCCGCGGCGAGCAGATCTACTTCGCGGCCAGCCGCGGCAACGACCCCCGATTGTGGGACGAGCTGAATGGGGGACAACCGGTCCTCACCTCGACGCACGGCGGGAAGGGGGTGCGCGACCCGTTCCTTGTGCGTTCACCCGCCGGCGACCGGTTCTTCCTGCTCGCCACGGACTTGCGGATCTTCGGGAGCGGAGACTGGTACGCCGCGAAAAGGGTCGGCAGCCTGTACATCGAGGTATGGGAGTCGGCCGACCTGGTGCACTGGTCGCCGCAACGCCACATCCGGGTCTCCCCCGACACCGCCGGCTGCACCTGGGCACCGGAGGCGCACTACGACCCAGAACGAGGCGCCTACGTCGTGTACTGGGCGTCGCGGCTGTACGCCGAGGGCGACACGGACCGCTCCACAGAGACCCACGAGCGCATGCTCTACGCCACGACCCGCGACTTCCGCACCTTCAGCGCCCCGCAGATCTGGCGCGACCCGGGGCACCCCGTCCTCGACGCCACGGTGTTCCGCCACGGCGAGACCTACTACCGGTTCACCAAGGACGCGCGAGCCCCCGGCTGGTCGGACCCCTGCGGCCGGTTCATCACGCAGGAGAAGTCCGCACGGCTCATCGGCGCCGAATGGGAGCTGGTCGCCAAGTGCGTCGGACGGGGTGACACCAAGCGCCCGGGCGTCACCGAAGGCGAGGGGCCGACCATCTTCCGCTCCACCACCGAGCAGAAGTGGTACCTGCTCATTGACGAGTACCGCGGCCGCGGCTACGTGCCGTTCGAGAACTCCGATCCAACCGGCCGAGTGTGGCGCCCTGCCGAGGGATTCGTACTGCCGCAGGGCACCCGGCACGGCAGCGTCCTGCCGGTCACGCGAGCGGAGCGGAGCGAGTGCGTGCACACTACGGCGCAGGTGGCGCCCCGGCGCCACGGGGAGCCGGAGCGGGCTGACGGCACCTCCTCGGGGACCTCGACCGACAGCCGGAACCGTCCTGCCCGGCTCCCGCAGCACGCCATCCCGTCGGGCGTTCGCCCCGGGCGGACGCGAGGCTGTGCCGCAACTGGATGA